The Glycine soja cultivar W05 chromosome 6, ASM419377v2, whole genome shotgun sequence genome has a window encoding:
- the LOC114416676 gene encoding uncharacterized protein LOC114416676: MDSPKRQGQKFLVAVTAVAAVVVKRVSRLQRRLAVREQWRMELRSPKKLLSNISSKTLPFRKKKRGEEDWGKGGVWQKAILMGDKCEPLDFSGVIYYDSNGKQVNEMPLRSPRASPVPPGHYFIHHSHHYYHHQ; the protein is encoded by the coding sequence ATGGACTCGCCGAAGCGGCAGGGGCAGAAGTTTCTGGTGGCGGTGACGGCGGTGGCGGCGGTGGTGGTGAAGCGGGTGAGCCGGCTGCAGCGGAGGCTGGCGGTGAGGGAGCAGTGGAGGATGGAGCTGCGGTCGCCGAAGAAGCTTCTGAGCAACATAAGCAGCAAAACGCTGCCGTttaggaagaagaagaggggtGAGGAGGATTGGGGGAAGGGTGGGGTGTGGCAGAAGGCGATCCTGATGGGGGACAAGTGTGAACCGTTGGATTTCTCGGGCGTCATTTATTACGATAGTAACGGGAAGCAGGTGAACGAGATGCCCCTCAGGTCGCCACGTGCCAGTCCCGTGCCGCCTGGACACTATTTTATCCACCATAGCCATCACTACTATCACCACCAATGA